One Bombus huntii isolate Logan2020A chromosome 12, iyBomHunt1.1, whole genome shotgun sequence DNA segment encodes these proteins:
- the LOC126871722 gene encoding uncharacterized protein LOC126871722: MFNFILLKSQTDVNWKHCSVRKYGHFFGTVPRNQYKKNQEQINVSSRRKRHTMKKDKDSINETFDDTDWKKYRKSSQNLQNDIYPIKEPDSTSFQSRILINNSTAVCSMHNIAMILPQDSTQLIDSSRYKTTNSKANNEIHKAVDKCDSDHSKMIFGKSRKHFGPPETRKASMEVCQSFDKKHEPETSYYTDFDVKHEDHTQTKPAVYTPEFRPIMGSKFNSDISDQSAFHCQQQNTNREEKCMFKRTKFFENTDVHRKDNFDIRVQTPQGNRSYWNNNAKKLSYEGTHCTSDSSRQFTRMIQRQKKEIHKKIPTPRSNVHTAYTPMVQSPTWNPLLDPNSFTIQLLRLAVLLYAPALMPALNSLIARQSIQTTIPIPCSEGSNDLLTQIFTILSNQQCVPNLSYVANPRINENSRQFRESNSHNLSSRSNSLPENPSKQLGDDACSVKTFENNQFGKNSVAVNTSLEICNCNNMKQSSSRCSKNTSHDQIEENERLMYTWTNKKSKSSETVVLEKSVLQSEQNKEEVSKKEQEDPEFSETLLMQDDITILDDGSWDDPKSKFTNMWKC; the protein is encoded by the exons ATGTTTAATTTCATTCTTCTAAAGTCGCAAACAGATGTAAATTGGAAACATTGTTCCGTTAGAAAGTACGGACACTTTTTTGGAACTGTTCCAAGAAATCAGTACAAAAAGAATCAAGAACAAATTAACGTTTCATCACGAAGGAAACGTCACACTatgaaaaaagataaagattCAATTAATGAAACCTTTGATGATACAGATTGGAAGAAATACAGAAAATCTTCACAG AATTTACAGAATGATATTTATCCTATAAAGGAGCCTGATAGCACCTCATTTCAATCAAGGATACTAATTAACAATTCAACAGCAGTTTGTTCGATGCACAATATTGCTATGATACTTCCACAGGATTCAACTCAATTGATTGATTCGTCGAGATACAAAACAACAAATTCTAAA GCAAATAACGAGATTCATAAAGCTGTAGATAAATGTGATTCTGATCATTCGAAAATGATTTTTGGTAAATCGAGGAAACATTTCGGTCCCCCTGAAACACGAAAG GCGTCGATGGAAGTATGCCAAAGCTTCGACAAGAAACATGAGCCGGAAACGTCCTACTATACTGACTTCGATGTTAAACATGAAGATCATACGCAGACTAAACCTGCTGTATATACACCAGAATTTCGACCTATAATGGGATCAAAGTTTAACAGCGATATTTCCGATCAATCTGCATTTCATTGTCAGCAACAAAATACCAATCGCGAAGAGAAGTGTATGTTCAAAAGAActaaatttttcgaaaatacgGATGTTCATCGAAAAGATAATTTTGATATTCGTGTTCAAACACCTCAAGGCAATCGCAGCTATTGGAACAATAATGCGAAGAAGTTATCCTATGAAGGAACACATTGTACAAGCGATTCATCCAGACAATTTACGCGTATGATCCAGAgacagaaaaaagaaatacataagAAAATACCAACTCCACGTAGCAACGTTCATACCGCTTACACTCCTATGGTGCAATCTCCTACGTGGAATCCTTTGTTAGATCCCAATAGTTTTACCATTCAATTGTTGAG ACTTGCGGTATTACTTTATGCTCCGGCATTGATGCCGGCATTAAATTCATTGATTGCCCGACAGAGTATTCAAACGACAATTCCAATACCTTGCTCCGAAGGTTCAAACGACTTGTTGACgcaaatttttacaattttgagCAATCAGCAATGTGTCCCAAATTTATCGTATGTAGCAAATCCTCGAATCAACGAAAACTCTCGACAATTTCGGGAATCGAATTCACATAATTTATCGTCGCGATCAAATTCGCTTCCCGAG AATCCTTCGAAGCAACTTGGAGATGATGCTTGTAGCGTGAAAACTTTTGAAAACAACCAGTTTGGAAAAAATTCAGTTGCTGTAAATACTTCtttagaaatatgtaactgTAATAATATGAAACAATCATCTTCGCGTTGCAGTAAAAATACTTCACACGAtcaaatagaagaaaatgaaaggtTGATGTATACATGGACAAACAAAAAGTCAAAATCGTCAGAAACAGTAGTATTAGAAAAATCAGTGCTACAATCCGAACAAAACAAGGAAGAAGTTTCGAAAAAGGAACAAGAGGATCCTGAATTCTCTGAAACTCTGTTAATGCAAGATGACATTACCATTTTGGATGATGGAAGTTGGGATGATCCAAAATCTAAGTTTACAAATATGTGGAAATGTTGA
- the LOC126871714 gene encoding WD repeat-containing protein 20 isoform X2 has translation MAVQLDGGGKEDLKTQFVTREGTYKLMTLSEYSRPNRVGYTNGQGSASVRVSFVTLPDPADPTGTQGLGDRMCFNFGKELYVYVYRGVKKAVDLNKPVDKKLYKGTNPTCHNFNQTTATADSAPLLVGFSTGQIQLIDPIQKELSKLYNEDRLIDKSKVTCIKWVPGSNNLFLVSHSSGQLYLYNEELLCGTTAPNYQSFKSGDGYAIYTCKTKSTRNPLYRWVIGAEGCCINEFAFSPCGSNLAVVSQDGFLRVFQYNTMELVGSARSYFGGFLCVCWSPDGRYVVVGGEDDLVTIWSFHEKRVVARGQGHHSWVSVVAFDPYTTSYEDHDPDFSGSDDETLPHNNHNHYHEKANRLSTTSQGIHSNRNSCGSELRVSGGTCYRLGSVSQDTQLCLWDITEDVLRQPMCAKQRPSTAGSSTLPTSTVNSGNGSTTNHHLNNSKHNNLNNVNYKENASGNNESSNNSMSTNTAVSTVNSLTQRLAGLGFGDRKGDNHKRNFSLTMRGSGASNSTIIQNSSGDKATTNLNTNSNLNSVSGSLVGANKKVSSVMDDPMRLIGTAWCPRFDECPVLEPLVCKKLAHERLTELVFREDCFVTACQDGYVYTWARPGHMAGIGQVGNALHVISPTEGGGTIV, from the exons ATGGCTGTGCAGTTGGATGGAGGAGGGAAGGAGGACTTGAAAACACAGTTTGTCACGCGGGAAGGAACTTATAAACTAATGACTTTGTCGGAGTATTCAAGGCCAAATAGGGTCGGTTACACGAATGGTCAAGGAAGTGCATCCGTTAGGGTGTCTTTCGTAACTTTACCGGATCCAGCAGATCCTACGGGTACACAAGGACTTGGTGACCGAATGTGTTTCAATTTTGGCAAGGAGCTTTATGTTTATGTCTATCGAGGAGTTAAAAAG gcTGTGGACTTAAATAAACCAGTGGACAAGAAGTTATATAAGGGAACTAATCCAACATGCCATAATTTTAATCAAACAACAGCAACTGCAGATAGCGCTCCGCTATTAGTTGGTTTTTCTACAGGTCAAATTCAACTGATAGATCCAATACAGAAGGAACTCAGCAAATTATATAATGAAGAT AGATTGATTGACAAAAGTAAAGTAACATGTATAAAATGGGTTCCTGGATCAAACAATCTCTTCTTGGTATCGCACAGTTCTGggcaattatatttatataatgaaGAACTTCTATGTGGAACCACAGCCCCTAACTATCAATCTTTTAAATCAGGGGATGGTTATGCTATATATACTTGTAAAACAAAATCTACAAGAAACCCATTATATAGATGGGTAATAGGTGCAGAAGGATGTTGTATAAATGAATTTGCCTTTAGCCCATGTGGCTCAAACTTAGCAGTTGTTTCCCAAGATGGATTTTTGCgagtatttcaatataatACAATGGAGTTAGTGGGTTCAGCTAGAAGTTATTTTGGTGGATTTCTATGTGTATGTTGGTCTCCAGATGGAAGATATGTTGTTGTGGGCGGTGAAGATGATCTTGTGACAATTTGGAGCTTTCATGAAAAAAGAGTGGTGGCTCGAGGTCAAGGTCATCATAGCTGGGTAAGCGTAGTAGCTTTTGATCCTTATACTACATCTTATGAAGATCATGACCCAGACTTCAGTGGTTCAGATGATGAAACATTACCACATAATAATCATAATCATTATCATGAGAAGGCCAACCGTTTGTCTACAACATCGCAAGGAATTCATTCAAACAGAAACTCTTGTGGTTCAGAATTAAGAGTGTCAGGTGGTACATGCTACAGGTTAGGTAGTGTGTCGCAAGATACACAGTTGTGTTTGtgggatattacagaagatgtGTTGAGACAACCAATGTGTGCAAAACAAAGGCCATCTACAGCAGGTTCTAGTACTCTTCCTACATCAACAGTCAACAGTGGGAATGGTTCAACAACGAATCATCATTTGAACAATTCTAAACataataatttgaataatgTTAATTACAAAGAAAACGCGAGTGGTAATAATGAAAGTAGTAATAATAGCATGAGTACAAATACAGCAGTGTCAACTGTAAATTCCTTGACACAAAGGTTAGCAGGCCTTGGTTTTGGTGATCGTAAGGGTGATAATCATAAAAGGAACTTTAGCCTCACTATGAGAGGTAGTGGTGCATCTAATAGCACAATAATACAGAACAGTAGTGGTGATAAAGCTACTACTAACTTAAATACAAATAGTAATTTGAACAGTGTCAGTGGAAGTTTAGTAGGTGCAAATAAAAAGGTTAGTTCTGTGATGGATGATCCTATGAGGTTGATAGGGACTGCCTGGTGCCCTAGGTTTGATGAGTGCCCAGTGCTAGAACCACTAGTGTGCAAGAAGTTGGCACACGAGAGATTGACTGAATTAGTGTTTAGGGAAGATTGCTTCGTAACAGCATGTCAAGATGGATATGTCTATACATGGGCAAGACCTGGTCACATG GCAGGAATAGGACAGGTTGGAAATGCTCTCCACGTGATCAGTCCCACGGAAGGTGGAGGCACCATAGTATAG
- the LOC126871753 gene encoding transmembrane protein 192, whose amino-acid sequence MVSLNRDLNTSGSGAVFFDSPYNMEEEDPHLHILTSEEVYFKKLDTIPIVSVSLIFSVSLEIIGIIFISVWPEEKNKCDTYFIYLYLHCAYWLIIMLTDHFVKAKHHKLRIYGYLDFYRSTYQQIRTPLFIASLWITCYLLLAVILHHTHKVNYEQYCHASEWFTPLNYIVLLTTVELTIIISVYIHYIRKVLRFNRLRPPADVAREEWTSSFTQDTYAGSSEVGCYHRRSNLEELLEMQADLIRYLRDRNDKFGHAIMLFAAQRSLPET is encoded by the exons ATGGTCAGTCTTAACAGAGATTTAAATACGTCAGGCAGT GGAGCTGTATTTTTTGATTCGCCTTATAACATGGAAGAAGAAGACCCTCATCTACACATATTAACTTCAGAAgaagtatattttaaaaaattggatACTATACCAATTGTGTCTGTTTCCCTTATATTTAGT gTGTCTCTAGAAATTATTGggattatatttatatctgtgTGGCctgaagaaaaaaataaatgtgatacatattttatatacttgtATCTTCACTGTGCATACTGGCTGATAATTATGTTGACAGATCATTTTGTAAAAGCAAAGCATCACAAACTCCGTATTTATGGGTATCTTGATTTTTACCGATCGACATATCAGCAGATAAGGACACCTCTTTTCATAGCGTCATTATGGATAACGTGTTATCTATTATTGGCTGTGATTTTGCATCACACGCATAAAGTTAATTATGAACAATACTGTCATGCTTCAGAATGGTTCACTCCTCTAAATTACATAGTGTTGTTGACCACAGTAGAACTTACAATTATTATAtcagtttatatacattacatTA GAAAAGTTTTGCGATTCAATCGATTACGTCCTCCAGCTGATGTTGCTAGAGAAGAATGGACATCTTCTTTTACTCAAGATACATATGCAGGTAGCAGTGAAGTAGGTTGCTATCATAGGAGATCTAATTTGGAAGAATTGCTTGAAATGCAGGCTGATTTAATAAGATATTTAAGAGATCGTAATGATAAATTCGGTCATGCAATAATGTTGTTCGCAGCTCAACGTAGTTTACCTGAAACATAG
- the LOC126871768 gene encoding uncharacterized protein LOC126871768 isoform X2 codes for MASGREIYGAFSLIVDDVDSHSISSDNSDLDGLSNVNSSQNSSPQTPLDSPGGPREKIKQMQVEAETRRGEFARLLEEHAQVVRKLKMMEAEEQLSATGNVVGATHA; via the exons ATGGCATCAGGAAGAGAAATTTACGGTGCATTCAG TTTAATTGTGGATGACGTCGATTCTCATTCGATATCAAGCGACAACTCGGATTTAGATGGTTTGTCGAATGTAAACAGCTCTCAGAATTCATCGCCTCAGACTCCACTGGACAGTCCAGGCGGACCTcgagaaaaaattaaacaaatgcAAGTGGAAGCCGAAACTAGAAGAGGAGAATTCGCAAGGCTACTCGAAGAACATGCTCAAGTAGTGAGAAAGTTAAAAATGATGGAGGCCGAAGAGCAGCTCTCAGCAACCGGAAACGTAGTGGGAGCTACGCACGCGTGA
- the LOC126871708 gene encoding U3 small nucleolar RNA-associated protein 25 homolog, giving the protein MARGKRSNRGGKRKFHRSDDRPKPKKSKFNLKEASYVKDRDIKNKEIEKRRQMLEEEKLQQRDIESDNSGDEQENPLQNLLSSFVNTTSLQITAIESNSESDDFSDKDDVEESNEIRDKLTMESNNMDEEADLPSDSDEIKMKDADEEDPETTQEDAGYLKDPFSIHLHDDLSDKLYEAVSNVPQTVETQKIIWPVLGNLTCQIPKFLDDAKDTMKESNISVLEYKQFAKCGTVPQLIDNINWDKLYVKSQIHGNLTQANYSNTKDNANTTPLPMTPLQRELFSIINNYQDLYYPERTFSNADQIRFVYCLHIINHVLKTRTKILHHNAKITKSKCTNMTEIPDEYRDQGLVRPKILIIVPFRHSCLKIVELLISILIGEDKGGSVMNKTRFMEDFSGNELAMSKKNPKPEDYELTFQGNTDDTFKIGIAITKKTLKLYSEFYSSDIIISSLLGLRILIGAEGEADRDYDFLASVELLILDQAELFLMQNWDHMIHILNHLHLQPKDSHGTDFSRVRSWCVNGWTKYYRQTLIFSSIHVPEIYGIFNKKCYNYAGKVKIINPISPGSICQVAVQIPQVFHRFDTSSHSQALEYRMEFFTTKILPQYKDRIMNHTLIFIPSYFDFVKLRNYFKKEEYSFVQICEYSKDAKVARARDMFFHSDAHFLLYSERFHFFRRIRVKGIRHIIFYAPPIFPQFYVEMCNLMQEANQNPRSGSGSNMTITVLYCKYDIMQLSAIVGAERANKMFGSEKSIHMLMTGE; this is encoded by the coding sequence ATGGCACGTGGTAAAAGATCAAATCGCGGtggaaaaaggaaatttcatCGGTCCGATGATCGGCCGAAACCCAAAAAGAGTAAATTTAACCTAAAAGAGGCTTCGTATGTCAAAGATCGTGACattaaaaataaggaaatcGAGAAACGTAGGCAAATgttggaagaagaaaagttaCAACAACGAGACATAGAAAGTGACAATTCTGGCGATGAACAAGAGAATCCATTGCAAAACTTATTATCCTCTTTTGTAAATACAACTAGTTTACAAATTACTGCTATTGAATCTAATTCAGAAAGTGATGATTTTAGTGATAAGGATGACGTTGAGGAGAGTAATGAAATTAGAGACAAGCTAACAATGGAATCTAACAATATGGATGAGGAGGCAGATTTACCAAGTGATagcgatgaaataaaaatgaaagacgCTGACGAAGAAGATCCTGAAACTACTCAAGAAGATGCTGGTTATTTGAAGGATCCATTCTCAATTCATCTTCATGATGACCTAAGCGATAAACTTTATGAAGCAGTTTCTAATGTCCCACAAACTGTAGAAACACAAAAGATAATATGGCCTGTTTTAGGCAATCTTACATGTCAAATACCAAAATTTTTAGATGATGCTAAAGACACAATGAAAGAATCTAACATTTCTGTTTTAGAATATAAACAGTTTGCTAAGTGTGGCACTGTTCCTCAATTAATTGATAATATAAATTGGGATAAATTATATGTCAAGTCTCAAATTCATGGCAATCTTACCCAagcaaattattcaaatacaAAGGATAATGCGAATACAACTCCATTACCTATGACTCCTTTACAAAGGGAGctattttcaataataaataattatcaagATTTATACTATCCTGAAAGGACTTTTTCTAATGCGGATCAAATAAGATTTGTGTATTGCTTACATATAATTAATCATGTGTTGAAAACACGAACGAAGATATTGCACCATAATGCAAAGATAACAAAATCAAAATGTACAAACATGACAGAAATCCCAGATGAATATAGAGATCAAGGTTTAGTGAGAccaaaaattttaataattgttcCTTTTAGGCATTCATGTCTAAAAATTGTTGAATTATTGATATCTATTTTAATTGGAGAAGATAAAGGTGGTTCTGTAATGAATAAGAcaagatttatggaagatttTAGTGGCAATGAATTAGCAATGTCAAAAAAAAATCCAAAACCTGAAGATTATGAACTGACATTTCAAGGAAATACAGATGATACTTTTAAAATAGGAATTGCTATTACAAAAAAGactttaaaattatattcagaGTTTTACTCCTCCGACATAATAATTTCATCTCTACTAGGTTTAAGAATATTAATAGGTGCAGAAGGTGAAGCAGATAGAGATTATGATTTCTTAGCATCAGTAGAATTATTGATTCTTGATCAAGCAGAATTGTTTTTAATGCAAAACTGGGATCAtatgatacatatattaaatcaTTTGCATTTACAACCAAAAGATTCTCATGGAACAGATTTTTCTAGAGTAAGAAGTTGGTGTGTGAATGGATGGACTAAATACTATAGACAGACGTTAATATTTTCAAGTATTCATGTGCCTGAAAtttatggaatatttaataagaaatgtTACAATTATGCAGggaaagtaaaaataataaatcctATTTCTCCTGGATCTATTTGTCAAGTAGCTGTACAAATTCCACAAGTGTTTCACAGATTTGACACTTCAAGTCATTCTCAAGCCTTGGAATATAGAATGGAGTTCTTTACAACAAAGATACTTCCTCAGTATAAAGATAGAATAATGAATCATACATTGATTTTTATACCATCTTACTTTGATTTTGTGAAATTAcggaattattttaaaaaagaagaatatagTTTTGTACAAATTTGTGAATATTCTAAAGATGCAAAAGTGGCAAGAGCAAGAGACATGTTCTTCCATAGTGATGCACATTTTCTCCTATATTCAGAaagatttcattttttccGTAGAATAAGAGTAAAAGGTATAAggcatattatattttacgcACCACCAATCTTTCCTCAGTTTTACGTAGAAATGTGTAACTTAATGCAAGAAGCTAATCAAAATCCACGTTCAGGTTCTGGAAGTAATATGACAATTACTGttttatattgtaaatatgaTATTATGCAGCTTTCTGCAATTGTAGGAGCTGAAAGGGCAAATAAAATGTTTGGATCAGAAAAATCCATCCACATGCTTATGACTGGTGAATAG
- the LOC126871714 gene encoding WD repeat-containing protein 20 isoform X1, with translation MAVQLDGGGKEDLKTQFVTREGTYKLMTLSEYSRPNRVGYTNGQGSASVRVSFVTLPDPADPTGTQGLGDRMCFNFGKELYVYVYRGVKKAVDLNKPVDKKLYKGTNPTCHNFNQTTATADSAPLLVGFSTGQIQLIDPIQKELSKLYNEDRLIDKSKVTCIKWVPGSNNLFLVSHSSGQLYLYNEELLCGTTAPNYQSFKSGDGYAIYTCKTKSTRNPLYRWVIGAEGCCINEFAFSPCGSNLAVVSQDGFLRVFQYNTMELVGSARSYFGGFLCVCWSPDGRYVVVGGEDDLVTIWSFHEKRVVARGQGHHSWVSVVAFDPYTTSYEDHDPDFSGSDDETLPHNNHNHYHEKANRLSTTSQGIHSNRNSCGSELRVSGGTCYRLGSVSQDTQLCLWDITEDVLRQPMCAKQRPSTAGSSTLPTSTVNSGNGSTTNHHLNNSKHNNLNNVNYKENASGNNESSNNSMSTNTAVSTVNSLTQRLAGLGFGDRKGDNHKRNFSLTMRGSGASNSTIIQNSSGDKATTNLNTNSNLNSVSGSLVGANKKVSSVMDDPMRLIGTAWCPRFDECPVLEPLVCKKLAHERLTELVFREDCFVTACQDGYVYTWARPGHMINVLYHALADARESWMSLPRVYRMAGIGQVGNALHVISPTEGGGTIV, from the exons ATGGCTGTGCAGTTGGATGGAGGAGGGAAGGAGGACTTGAAAACACAGTTTGTCACGCGGGAAGGAACTTATAAACTAATGACTTTGTCGGAGTATTCAAGGCCAAATAGGGTCGGTTACACGAATGGTCAAGGAAGTGCATCCGTTAGGGTGTCTTTCGTAACTTTACCGGATCCAGCAGATCCTACGGGTACACAAGGACTTGGTGACCGAATGTGTTTCAATTTTGGCAAGGAGCTTTATGTTTATGTCTATCGAGGAGTTAAAAAG gcTGTGGACTTAAATAAACCAGTGGACAAGAAGTTATATAAGGGAACTAATCCAACATGCCATAATTTTAATCAAACAACAGCAACTGCAGATAGCGCTCCGCTATTAGTTGGTTTTTCTACAGGTCAAATTCAACTGATAGATCCAATACAGAAGGAACTCAGCAAATTATATAATGAAGAT AGATTGATTGACAAAAGTAAAGTAACATGTATAAAATGGGTTCCTGGATCAAACAATCTCTTCTTGGTATCGCACAGTTCTGggcaattatatttatataatgaaGAACTTCTATGTGGAACCACAGCCCCTAACTATCAATCTTTTAAATCAGGGGATGGTTATGCTATATATACTTGTAAAACAAAATCTACAAGAAACCCATTATATAGATGGGTAATAGGTGCAGAAGGATGTTGTATAAATGAATTTGCCTTTAGCCCATGTGGCTCAAACTTAGCAGTTGTTTCCCAAGATGGATTTTTGCgagtatttcaatataatACAATGGAGTTAGTGGGTTCAGCTAGAAGTTATTTTGGTGGATTTCTATGTGTATGTTGGTCTCCAGATGGAAGATATGTTGTTGTGGGCGGTGAAGATGATCTTGTGACAATTTGGAGCTTTCATGAAAAAAGAGTGGTGGCTCGAGGTCAAGGTCATCATAGCTGGGTAAGCGTAGTAGCTTTTGATCCTTATACTACATCTTATGAAGATCATGACCCAGACTTCAGTGGTTCAGATGATGAAACATTACCACATAATAATCATAATCATTATCATGAGAAGGCCAACCGTTTGTCTACAACATCGCAAGGAATTCATTCAAACAGAAACTCTTGTGGTTCAGAATTAAGAGTGTCAGGTGGTACATGCTACAGGTTAGGTAGTGTGTCGCAAGATACACAGTTGTGTTTGtgggatattacagaagatgtGTTGAGACAACCAATGTGTGCAAAACAAAGGCCATCTACAGCAGGTTCTAGTACTCTTCCTACATCAACAGTCAACAGTGGGAATGGTTCAACAACGAATCATCATTTGAACAATTCTAAACataataatttgaataatgTTAATTACAAAGAAAACGCGAGTGGTAATAATGAAAGTAGTAATAATAGCATGAGTACAAATACAGCAGTGTCAACTGTAAATTCCTTGACACAAAGGTTAGCAGGCCTTGGTTTTGGTGATCGTAAGGGTGATAATCATAAAAGGAACTTTAGCCTCACTATGAGAGGTAGTGGTGCATCTAATAGCACAATAATACAGAACAGTAGTGGTGATAAAGCTACTACTAACTTAAATACAAATAGTAATTTGAACAGTGTCAGTGGAAGTTTAGTAGGTGCAAATAAAAAGGTTAGTTCTGTGATGGATGATCCTATGAGGTTGATAGGGACTGCCTGGTGCCCTAGGTTTGATGAGTGCCCAGTGCTAGAACCACTAGTGTGCAAGAAGTTGGCACACGAGAGATTGACTGAATTAGTGTTTAGGGAAGATTGCTTCGTAACAGCATGTCAAGATGGATATGTCTATACATGGGCAAGACCTGGTCACATG ATTAATGTTCTGTACCATGCTTTGGCTGATGCAAGAGAATCATGGATGAGTCTTCCCAGAGTTTATCGCATG GCAGGAATAGGACAGGTTGGAAATGCTCTCCACGTGATCAGTCCCACGGAAGGTGGAGGCACCATAGTATAG
- the LOC126871768 gene encoding uncharacterized protein LOC126871768 isoform X1, with protein sequence MVRGSLPDIAVTMASGREIYGAFSLIVDDVDSHSISSDNSDLDGLSNVNSSQNSSPQTPLDSPGGPREKIKQMQVEAETRRGEFARLLEEHAQVVRKLKMMEAEEQLSATGNVVGATHA encoded by the exons ATGGTCAGAG GGTCGTTGCCTGATATCGCAGTGACGATGGCATCAGGAAGAGAAATTTACGGTGCATTCAG TTTAATTGTGGATGACGTCGATTCTCATTCGATATCAAGCGACAACTCGGATTTAGATGGTTTGTCGAATGTAAACAGCTCTCAGAATTCATCGCCTCAGACTCCACTGGACAGTCCAGGCGGACCTcgagaaaaaattaaacaaatgcAAGTGGAAGCCGAAACTAGAAGAGGAGAATTCGCAAGGCTACTCGAAGAACATGCTCAAGTAGTGAGAAAGTTAAAAATGATGGAGGCCGAAGAGCAGCTCTCAGCAACCGGAAACGTAGTGGGAGCTACGCACGCGTGA
- the LOC126871734 gene encoding uncharacterized protein LOC126871734 — MSKEENSDGAPQEGAGGGESSRKETDIYENRRTKKIIRLVTVMAYMFSVSFVAIVLSAYYLFLWEPPNPRLIRRPVQLSSEPEVQYLQGDKMTVQDDPNKLAQHSNATNVLFLARIADIEKPVNNYDHVKEHREKLNESLFLLPNSLIESWKNRINNPNSFVQDSSRESGTSNFFNYTSFEEEKTLNLTRKLNGRGTKDSSKITNRMFGNNGTFQILESSTIFGNETNNDHFTNTRNYSESSQDIFPLNHNFTKNTVTNRNEDKNNVLSSFKSKAETFNKKSVKVKTPQYPEIHLPNERFIDTTMTIMTINDKENFDIQNSREDRAYNINNLKQEINLNKQTTLDSSRNLELENRLEYPEQSNKLPGKLANIALNFKDTQTEKMTTKLTTMASERSMSEIITTPRQKDLLTILTEIAESSTAPSLTTLEDLQTSLSTETKEISTKMHSNIN, encoded by the exons ATGAGCAAGGAAGAAAACAGTGATGGGGCTCCTCAAGAAGGAGCTGGCGGTGGTGAAAGCTCGAGAAAGGAGACGGATATCTATGAAAATCGAAGGACCAAGAAAATAATACGATTAGTCACTGTGATGGCTTACATGTTCTCTGTAAGTTTCGTAGCCATTGTCTTAAGTgcgtattatttatttctttggGAACCACCTAATCCAAGGCTTATACGAAGACCAGTTCAATTATCTTCCGAACCCGAAGTACAATACCTACAAGGCGATAAAATGACTGTGCAAGATGACCCCAACAAACTCGCACAACACTCTAATGCTACGAATGTTTTGTTCTTGGCTCGTATTGCTGACATAGAAAAACCTGTCAATAATTACGATCATGTAAAAGAGCatcgtgaaaaattaaacgaatctTTGTTTCTATTACCAAATTCTTTAATTGAATCTTGGAAAAATAGAATCAATAATCCGAACTCTTTTGTTCAAGATTCCTCTCGAGAAAGTGGAACatctaatttttttaattatacttcattcgaagaagaaaagacgTTGAACTTAACAAGAAAATTAAATGGAAGAGGTACAAAAGATTCATCTAAAATTACGAATCGTATGTTCGGTAATAATGGTACATTCCAGATACTGGAGTCTTCGACTATTTTTGGAAATGAAACGAATAATGATCATTTTACAAATACCAGAAACTATTCTGAATCATCTCAagatatttttccattaaatcacaattttacgaaaaatacAGTTACCAATCGAAACGAAGACAAAAATAATGTTCTATCAAGCTTTAAATCGAAAGCtgaaacgtttaataaaaaaagtgTGAAAGTTAAAACGCCCCAGTATCCTGAAATACATTTGCCCAATGAAAGATTTATAGATACTACAATGACAATTATGACGATAAATGATAAAGAAAATTTCGATATCCAAAACAGTAGAGAAGATCGTGCGTATAATATCAACAATCTAaaacaagaaattaatttaaataaacaaacaacTCTAGATTCTTCTCGTAATTTGGAACTTGAAAATCGTCTAGAATATCCTGAACAGTCCAACAAATTACCTGGCAAACTGGCAAACATTGCGTTGAACTTCAAag atACGCAAACAGAAAAAATGACGACAAAATTAACGACCATGGCGAGTGAACGAAGTATGTCAGAAATCATAACCACTCCACGACAGAAGGATTTATTAACTATCTTAACAGAGATTGCTGAATCATCGACTGCTCCCTCGCTAACAACACTCGAGGATTTACAAACTAGTCTAAGTACAGAAACCAAAGAAATATCTACCAAAATGCATTCTAACATTAATTAA